Proteins encoded within one genomic window of Variovorax sp. OAS795:
- a CDS encoding DUF1328 family protein — protein MLKYAIIFALISLVAAVLGFGGIAAGAAGIAKLLFGLFLVLAVLFVVLAALGVGAVKKAID, from the coding sequence ATGTTGAAGTACGCGATTATCTTTGCGTTGATTTCGTTGGTGGCCGCGGTGCTGGGCTTCGGCGGCATCGCCGCGGGTGCGGCGGGTATCGCCAAGTTGCTGTTCGGGCTGTTCCTGGTGCTGGCGGTGCTGTTCGTGGTGCTGGCCGCATTGGGCGTGGGCGCAGTGAAAAAAGCGATCGACTGA
- a CDS encoding enoyl-CoA hydratase-related protein — translation MAEAPALHELREEMRGPVMWLTIDREERRNALSAGVLAALSGALARADTDRGVRAVVITGAGTRAFCAGADLQSGTSFKFRYDEPHQALANLFRQARQSTVPLIARVNGACMAGGMGIMGMCDMAVASSQAVFGLPEVKVGLFPAQVLSVVGHLLPRRVLAEMCIAGEPITAAQALAHGLVNRVSDDVDESVDWLLGRVLDKSPAAIRRGLYTLKKIETMAFEESMAFTESQIGLFALTDDAAEGQLAFREKRKPQWSGR, via the coding sequence ATGGCCGAAGCCCCTGCCCTGCATGAACTGCGCGAGGAGATGCGCGGGCCCGTGATGTGGCTCACGATCGACCGCGAGGAACGGCGCAATGCCCTCAGCGCCGGCGTGCTCGCGGCGCTGTCGGGGGCCTTGGCGCGTGCCGACACCGACCGCGGCGTGCGTGCCGTGGTCATCACCGGCGCCGGCACGCGCGCCTTCTGCGCCGGCGCCGACCTGCAAAGTGGCACCTCGTTCAAGTTCCGCTACGACGAGCCCCACCAGGCGCTCGCGAACCTGTTCCGCCAGGCCCGCCAATCGACCGTTCCACTGATCGCGCGCGTGAACGGCGCCTGCATGGCGGGCGGCATGGGGATCATGGGCATGTGCGACATGGCGGTGGCCAGCAGCCAGGCGGTGTTCGGCCTGCCCGAGGTCAAGGTCGGCCTCTTCCCGGCGCAGGTGCTCAGCGTGGTGGGCCACCTGCTGCCGCGCCGCGTGCTGGCCGAGATGTGCATCGCCGGCGAACCCATCACCGCCGCACAGGCGCTCGCACATGGACTGGTGAACCGCGTGAGCGACGATGTCGACGAAAGCGTCGACTGGCTGCTCGGCCGCGTGCTCGACAAGTCGCCCGCGGCCATACGCCGCGGCCTGTACACCCTGAAGAAGATCGAGACGATGGCGTTCGAGGAATCGATGGCGTTCACCGAAAGCCAGATTGGCCTCTTCGCCCTCACCGACGATGCGGCCGAAGGCCAGCTCGCATTCCGCGAGAAGCGCAAGCCGCAGTGGAGCGGCCGATGA
- a CDS encoding transglutaminase family protein — MHISHIEADLRYDVQAPAHMLLNIEAAQAGAQAVISEMLTIEPPTEVRFYCDESSGNRFVRFDAQPGPLQISYRASVQRRQLDLPLDLAEVPVNQVPDEILHYMMPSRYCESDLMSRCAQQLFGDLPPGIGRVQAIVDWIHESIAYEPGSSNSTTTSREVFVERAGVCRDFAHLGITFCRALNIPARLVVGYVWFDEPPQDFHAVFEAWIGGRWVLFDPTRMAPVDRLVRVGTGRDAKDVAFCTIFGAVTMTGKDLRVREVQDESVAPAAAPQPTGAIVGIEKPVPVVELAAAAD; from the coding sequence ATGCACATCTCCCACATCGAGGCAGATCTCCGCTACGACGTCCAGGCGCCCGCGCACATGCTGCTGAACATCGAGGCCGCGCAGGCGGGCGCGCAGGCCGTCATCAGCGAGATGCTGACGATCGAGCCGCCGACCGAGGTGCGGTTCTACTGCGACGAATCGAGCGGCAACCGCTTCGTGCGTTTCGACGCGCAGCCGGGCCCGCTGCAGATCAGCTACCGGGCCAGCGTGCAGCGCCGGCAGCTCGATCTGCCGTTGGACCTTGCCGAGGTTCCGGTCAACCAGGTGCCGGACGAAATCCTCCACTACATGATGCCGTCGCGCTACTGCGAGTCGGACCTGATGTCGCGCTGCGCGCAGCAACTGTTCGGCGATCTGCCGCCGGGCATCGGCCGGGTGCAGGCGATCGTGGACTGGATCCACGAGAGCATCGCCTACGAACCGGGCAGCAGCAATTCGACGACCACGTCGCGCGAGGTGTTCGTCGAACGCGCCGGGGTGTGCCGCGACTTCGCGCACCTGGGCATCACGTTCTGCCGGGCGCTGAACATCCCGGCGCGGCTGGTGGTGGGCTATGTGTGGTTCGACGAGCCACCGCAGGACTTTCATGCGGTGTTCGAAGCCTGGATCGGCGGCCGATGGGTGCTGTTCGATCCGACGCGCATGGCGCCGGTCGATCGGCTCGTGCGCGTGGGCACCGGACGCGATGCCAAGGACGTGGCCTTCTGTACGATCTTCGGTGCCGTGACGATGACGGGCAAGGACCTGCGCGTGCGGGAAGTGCAGGACGAAAGCGTGGCACCCGCGGCAGCACCCCAGCCGACCGGCGCGATCGTGGGAATTGAAAAACCGGTGCCGGTGGTAGAACTGGCAGCCGCGGCAGACTGA
- the gstA gene encoding glutathione transferase GstA encodes MKLYYSPGACSLSPHIALHEAGIAFEPVMASTKSHKLQDGTDYYGINPLGYVPMLELDDGTRLREGPAIVQYIADLAPTKNLAPAAGTLQRYRLQEWLTFIGTEMHKGYSPLFNPAMPEEAKTLFKDKLKSRYQWLDGQLADKQYLMGEHFSVADGYLFTVTNWAKPTGVDISGFPNLQAWHARVGARPAVQSAMKAEGLLK; translated from the coding sequence ATGAAGCTGTACTACTCGCCCGGTGCCTGTTCGCTCTCGCCCCACATCGCACTGCACGAGGCAGGCATTGCCTTCGAACCCGTGATGGCGAGCACCAAGAGCCACAAGCTGCAGGACGGCACCGACTACTACGGCATCAACCCGCTCGGCTATGTGCCGATGCTCGAACTCGACGACGGCACGCGCCTGCGCGAAGGCCCGGCCATCGTGCAGTACATCGCCGACCTCGCGCCCACCAAGAACCTGGCGCCGGCGGCCGGCACCCTGCAGCGCTACCGCCTGCAGGAGTGGCTGACCTTCATCGGCACCGAGATGCACAAGGGCTACAGCCCGCTGTTCAACCCGGCCATGCCCGAAGAAGCCAAGACCCTCTTCAAGGACAAGCTGAAGTCGCGCTACCAATGGCTCGACGGCCAGTTGGCCGACAAGCAGTACCTCATGGGAGAGCATTTCAGCGTGGCCGATGGCTACCTGTTCACCGTCACCAACTGGGCCAAGCCCACCGGCGTCGACATTTCGGGCTTCCCCAACCTGCAGGCCTGGCACGCCCGCGTGGGTGCCCGCCCTGCGGTTCAAAGTGCGATGAAGGCCGAAGGCCTGCTGAAGTAA